DNA from bacterium:
CCCTATCTCAAGATCCCGGTCCGGCCCGGCCGTAACGTGACGACGATCATCGAGGTCGCGGCCCGCAACCATCTCCTCAAGCAGCGCGGCCACTTCAGCGCCCAGGAGTTCGACGAGAAGCTGGCCCGCGACCTCCAGTCCCGGGAAAAGCTCAACAAGACCCTCTGGAATTCGCTCGAGTGAAACGCCGACCCCGGAAGGACCATCGCTGGATCTTGGTCACCGGCCTCTCGGGGGCGGGCAAGACCACCGCCCTCAAGGTTTTGGAGGACGAGGGCTATTTCCCCATCGACAATCTGCCCACCGCCCTCCTCTCCTCGCTGACCAAGCTGCTCAAGAAATCGAAGCGCCATTTTCCCAAGGTCGTTCTCGGGATGGATGCCCGCGAGAAGGGCTTCCTCACCCATTACGAGGACGTTTTACGGGCCCTTCACCAAGCCAACGTCTATCCCCGGATCTTCTTCTTCGAGGCCCGGCCCGAAGTCCTGATCCGGCGCTATTCCGAGAGCCGCCGGCCCCATCCCATGGCCAAGGCCGGGGGGCTGGCCCGGGCCATCGCCGAGGAAGCCCGCCGCTTGGCCCCGCTGAAGGAAAAGGCCGACCTGGTCTTTGACACCAGCGCCATGAATATCCATTTACTGAAACAGGCGATCCGGTCCGGGCTTTATGGCCGGGGCAAAAAGCCCCCCTTTGTCGTCCGATTGGTCTCTTTCGGCTTCAAGCACGGCCTGCCCTCGGAGGCCGATATCGTCCTCGACGTGCGCTGCTTCGAGAACCCCTATTTCGTACCCCGGCTGAAGAGGCTTGACGGTCGTTCGCCGGCCGTTCAAAGATTTGTGCTTGGACAGAAGAGCGCCCAGGGCTTCCTCAAGCAAACCCTGAAGCTCTTGAAGACTCTCCTTCCGCTTTACGAGAAGGAGGGGAAATCGCAATTGACGGTGGCCTTCGGCTGCACCGGAGGCTGCCACCGTTCGGTGGCCATCGTGGAAGCGGTGAAGAAAGGTCTGAAAGACCGCCGCTGGGAAGTCCGCTGGGAGCACCGGGACGCCGCCAAAGGATAGTTATGCTAGGCCTTGTCATTGTCACCCATGTCGGCATCGGGCGAGAGATGCTTCGCGCCGTCGAGGAGATTCTCAAGGAGAAGATCCCGATGACGGTGGTCGAGGTCGAGAACGACCGCTCGACCAAAACCAGCCAGGATCGCATCTCCGAAGCGGTGCACGGTTTCGACGACGAGGAGGGAGTGCTGATCCTGACCGACATTTTCGGGGCCACTCCGACCAACCTCTGTCGCGACTTGCTCGATCAAGGGCGGGTCGCGGTGGTGACCGGGATCAATCTGCCGATGGTCCTCAAGGCCGCGACGTCCCATTTCGAAAAGAACCCCGCGGAAGCCGCCGAGTTCCTCAAGCATTACGGCTCCGACAACATTCGAACCTATCCCTGAAGAGAGAGCCATGCTGCTTGAAAAAGAACTGCTGATTCAAAACAAGCTGGGCCTGCATGCCCGGGCCGCCGCCTTGCTGGTCAAGACCGCCAATCGCTTTTCGAGCGACGTCAAGATCACCAAGGACCGGACCATTGCCAACGGCAAGAGCATCATGGGCGTGCTGACTTTGGCCGCGGCTTGCGGCAGCAGCATCAAGGTGAGCTGCGAGGGGCCCGACGCCGCCGATGCGATGAGGTCCATCGAAAATTTGATCGCCGCCAAATTCAACGAGGGCGAATGAAGCCAGACCCGAAGAAACACAAGAAATCGACCGGCAGCCGCGGCCTCGACGGCATCGGGGCCTCTCCCGGCATTTGCATCGGCGAAGCCTGGGTCCTCGAGAAGTCCGGCCTCACCCTGCCCCGCTATTGGGTGAACAACAAGGAGATCGGCCACGAAGTCGAGCGCTTCCAAAAGGCGCTGGGCAAGGCCCGCTCCGAGCTCGACCGAATCAAGGACAAGCTTTGCAAGTTCGACGGCAAGGAGCAGATCCACATTCTCGATGCCTACAGCCTGATGCTGCAGGACGAAATGCTCAGCCAGAACATCGTCCAAACCATCAAGAGCGAGCACATCAACGCCGAATGGGCCCTCCACAAGAACCTCGAGAAGCTGAAAGGCGTCTTCGCCAACGTCGAGGAGCAGCATTTTAGGGAGCGGACCAGCGACTTCGACTACATCGGCGAGCGGATCCTGAGCTACCTGGTCGGCAAGTCCGAGGACCTCTTCAAGAACATCCCGACCCACGCGATCATCGTGGCCCACGACCTCTCGCCGGCCGAGGCCGCCCAGCTCGTCAAGTTCAAGATCAAGGGCATCGTCACCGAGATCGGCGGCAAGACCAGCCACACCGCGATCATCTCCC
Protein-coding regions in this window:
- the rapZ gene encoding RNase adapter RapZ, with amino-acid sequence MKRRPRKDHRWILVTGLSGAGKTTALKVLEDEGYFPIDNLPTALLSSLTKLLKKSKRHFPKVVLGMDAREKGFLTHYEDVLRALHQANVYPRIFFFEARPEVLIRRYSESRRPHPMAKAGGLARAIAEEARRLAPLKEKADLVFDTSAMNIHLLKQAIRSGLYGRGKKPPFVVRLVSFGFKHGLPSEADIVLDVRCFENPYFVPRLKRLDGRSPAVQRFVLGQKSAQGFLKQTLKLLKTLLPLYEKEGKSQLTVAFGCTGGCHRSVAIVEAVKKGLKDRRWEVRWEHRDAAKG
- a CDS encoding PTS sugar transporter subunit IIA → MLGLVIVTHVGIGREMLRAVEEILKEKIPMTVVEVENDRSTKTSQDRISEAVHGFDDEEGVLILTDIFGATPTNLCRDLLDQGRVAVVTGINLPMVLKAATSHFEKNPAEAAEFLKHYGSDNIRTYP
- a CDS encoding HPr family phosphocarrier protein, which encodes MLLEKELLIQNKLGLHARAAALLVKTANRFSSDVKITKDRTIANGKSIMGVLTLAAACGSSIKVSCEGPDAADAMRSIENLIAAKFNEGE